In Halarcobacter mediterraneus, the following proteins share a genomic window:
- the pnuC gene encoding nicotinamide riboside transporter PnuC — MSTYEAIAMILAIAYILLALRQSLWCWPAAFISTLIYTILFFDVSLLMDSALNAYYLIMAIYGWYSWKYGGKLQEQELEVSNYGLEKNIKIIIVLSLVSLIFGYIMANYTSADFAYVDSFTTVFAVFTTYMLAKKILENWIYWIVIDMISIYIYIQKGLNLTAILFVIYTVLALIAFRKWKEEYDQRTVKTIQYI; from the coding sequence ATGAGTACTTATGAAGCCATTGCAATGATTTTAGCAATAGCATATATTCTACTTGCTCTAAGACAAAGCTTATGGTGTTGGCCAGCAGCATTTATCTCAACACTTATTTATACAATACTATTTTTTGATGTATCTTTACTTATGGATTCAGCTTTAAATGCTTATTATCTTATTATGGCAATTTATGGTTGGTATTCATGGAAATATGGTGGAAAATTACAAGAGCAAGAACTTGAAGTATCAAATTATGGTTTAGAAAAAAATATAAAAATTATAATTGTATTATCCCTTGTATCTTTAATTTTTGGTTATATTATGGCAAATTATACAAGTGCTGACTTTGCATATGTAGACTCTTTTACCACTGTATTTGCAGTTTTTACAACATATATGCTTGCAAAAAAGATATTAGAAAACTGGATTTATTGGATTGTAATTGATATGATTTCTATTTATATCTATATTCAAAAAGGACTCAATCTTACAGCTATTTTATTTGTGATTTATACAGTTTTAGCACTTATTGCTTTTAGAAAGTGGAAAGAAGAGTATGACCAAAGAACAGTTAAAACAATACAATATATTTAA
- a CDS encoding phosphotransferase, with translation MTKEQLKQYNIFKNEEFLSLKLLKNQGFCNINYLLKTSKNKYLIRVFKNEDTVNISREFEFKIQKKAFKKGIAGKPLFLDNNKTFMVCEYLKGKHKYSLSNIELKNLVKTINKLHSININSIELDLSKELKKYTHLSNKKAKKSILNIKNEIKKLKTYKKQLVCSHHDLNPKNIIFEKRKIKFIDWEYSSISDCFFDLATICYEFDLNKKQEKILLKTYFKKVVKNDMKKLEIYKTIYKHICKLWFISLEKN, from the coding sequence ATGACCAAAGAACAGTTAAAACAATACAATATATTTAAAAATGAAGAATTTTTAAGTCTTAAACTACTTAAAAACCAAGGTTTTTGTAATATTAATTATTTACTAAAGACTTCAAAAAACAAATACTTAATAAGAGTCTTTAAAAATGAAGATACTGTAAATATAAGTAGAGAGTTTGAGTTCAAAATTCAGAAAAAAGCTTTTAAAAAAGGTATTGCAGGAAAGCCACTATTTTTAGATAATAATAAAACCTTTATGGTATGTGAGTATTTAAAAGGAAAGCATAAATACAGTTTATCAAATATTGAACTAAAGAATTTAGTAAAGACTATAAATAAGCTTCATTCTATAAATATAAATTCAATAGAGCTAGATTTAAGCAAAGAGTTAAAAAAATATACTCATCTAAGTAATAAAAAAGCTAAAAAGAGTATATTAAATATAAAAAATGAGATAAAAAAACTAAAAACTTACAAAAAACAGCTAGTTTGCTCACACCATGATTTAAATCCAAAAAATATCATTTTTGAAAAAAGAAAAATCAAGTTTATTGACTGGGAGTACAGTTCTATTAGTGATTGTTTTTTTGATTTAGCAACTATTTGTTATGAGTTTGATTTAAATAAAAAACAAGAAAAAATTTTGTTAAAAACTTATTTTAAAAAAGTAGTTAAAAATGATATGAAAAAACTTGAAATTTATAAAACTATTTATAAGCATATATGTAAATTGTGGTTTATTAGTTTGGAAAAAAATTGA
- a CDS encoding DMT family transporter yields the protein MSEKLKSMDKGVLFMIVSALLAAFNGAVAKALSESMDPIEIVFYRNLIGFIIVLYSFKRVKASFSFTKIHLLLLRGVFGGTAMVLFFYTIATIPLGEAVVLNKTSPFFVTILAYYLMKEKINLSTFFALIIGFLGVVFIMKPFGIEISIEHIFGVLSGFFSAAAYATIKKIKDIYDARIIMLSFMGVGMLIPLGLYLFTPYVQFQVYTEAYIWFFLCLMAIISTASQWFLTKAYSLSKASIIGVVSYTNIPFALGFGVMLGDTFPDIYTFIGIVLIVIGGILVSIKPKKV from the coding sequence ATGTCAGAAAAATTAAAATCTATGGATAAAGGTGTTTTATTTATGATAGTAAGTGCTTTACTTGCTGCTTTTAACGGAGCAGTAGCAAAAGCATTATCCGAAAGTATGGATCCAATAGAGATAGTATTTTACCGAAATCTTATAGGTTTTATAATAGTTCTTTATAGTTTTAAAAGAGTAAAAGCATCTTTTAGTTTTACAAAAATACATTTATTACTTTTAAGGGGTGTTTTTGGAGGAACTGCAATGGTTCTATTCTTTTATACTATTGCTACTATTCCTTTAGGTGAAGCTGTAGTATTAAATAAAACTTCGCCATTTTTTGTAACAATTCTTGCATATTATTTGATGAAGGAAAAAATAAACCTTTCTACTTTCTTTGCTCTTATTATAGGTTTTTTAGGTGTTGTTTTTATTATGAAACCTTTCGGTATTGAAATCTCAATTGAACATATTTTTGGTGTTTTAAGTGGATTTTTCTCAGCAGCTGCATATGCAACAATAAAAAAAATCAAAGATATTTATGATGCAAGAATTATTATGCTTTCTTTTATGGGTGTGGGAATGCTTATACCTTTAGGTTTATATTTATTTACTCCTTACGTACAATTTCAAGTTTACACTGAAGCTTATATTTGGTTTTTTCTTTGTCTTATGGCTATTATTTCTACAGCTTCACAATGGTTTTTAACAAAAGCATATAGTCTAAGTAAGGCTAGTATTATTGGAGTGGTTAGTTATACAAATATTCCTTTTGCTTTAGGTTTTGGAGTTATGTTAGGAGATACTTTTCCCGATATTTATACTTTTATAGGTATTGTACTTATTGTTATTGGTGGAATTTTGGTTAGCATAAAGCCTAAAAAAGTTTAA
- a CDS encoding arylamine N-acetyltransferase family protein, whose product MNNEIVKKYLAKLNINENIQTIEDISNLMCLHQKTFPFSSLKVLLKKEISLNLEDIYDSLIEKKQGAYCFEHNKLFYEVLKELGFDVDFYLARVVNNTDNEVPQTHRFTLLNFENEKYLIDVGIGFRSPCIPVKFTKEFSFSHLGFSYRVIKEDNVYLLQSKKEDKIFTMTKFDLNRCYESDFELAHFYSHKHSNAIFVNNLVLSLINEKEIRSLRNNEYFKIYENYQEKSTFNCFDEFKSILSSDFNISFSDEELKLLYNKYSRI is encoded by the coding sequence ATGAATAATGAAATTGTAAAAAAGTATTTAGCTAAATTAAATATAAATGAAAATATACAAACTATTGAAGATATTTCAAATTTAATGTGTCTTCATCAAAAAACTTTTCCTTTTTCAAGTTTAAAGGTTTTATTAAAAAAAGAGATATCTTTAAATTTAGAAGATATTTATGACTCACTTATTGAAAAAAAGCAAGGTGCTTATTGTTTTGAACACAATAAACTTTTTTATGAAGTGTTAAAAGAACTAGGCTTTGATGTTGATTTTTATTTGGCTAGAGTTGTAAATAATACAGATAATGAAGTTCCTCAAACCCATAGGTTCACACTTTTAAATTTTGAAAATGAAAAATATCTAATAGATGTTGGAATAGGGTTTCGTTCTCCTTGCATTCCTGTAAAGTTTACAAAAGAGTTTTCTTTTAGTCATTTAGGTTTTTCTTATAGAGTAATAAAAGAAGATAATGTTTATCTTTTACAATCAAAAAAAGAAGACAAAATTTTTACTATGACAAAGTTTGATTTAAATAGATGTTATGAAAGTGATTTTGAGTTAGCACATTTTTATTCACATAAACATTCAAATGCAATTTTTGTAAATAATTTAGTACTTTCTTTAATAAATGAAAAAGAAATACGAAGTTTGAGAAACAATGAATATTTCAAAATATATGAAAACTATCAAGAAAAATCCACTTTTAATTGTTTTGATGAATTTAAAAGCATTTTAAGTAGTGATTTTAATATCTCTTTTAGTGATGAAGAACTTAAATTACTCTATAATAAATATTCAAGAATATAA
- a CDS encoding APC family permease — protein sequence MSKVERSIGLFGAISIGVGGMVGGGIFAVLGEAVSLAHGATVLAFLFAGVVALLTSYSYAKLSVKFQSRGGTVSFIDNAFGHNFLSGSVNFMLWLSYLVTISLYAVAFSSYAQALFFDNSNNLLNHLFISLAIVLPLLINLVSASFVSRSETIIVITKVLLLILIIVVSFSFLDTKRLDPSKWEDGFSILVAGMIIFVAYEGFELISNSAEEIKSPNKNLPKAFYISVVLVIILYLLIAIITIGTVDEKTLMEAKDYALAIAAKPALGQIGFIIVSITALLATFSAINATIYGNGRLGYILAIKGELPKVFNKEKNSIPTLSIFITAFFSLFLANSIDINQIAIIGSASFLLIFFIVNLAALKLYKELEANKIIIILSCSISFMALITLLVHTFFTDKNAIIIFFVFIIISILFELFYGRIVRKQIFNRNYENSNKY from the coding sequence TTGTCAAAAGTAGAAAGAAGTATTGGATTATTTGGTGCCATTTCAATAGGTGTTGGAGGAATGGTAGGTGGGGGAATTTTTGCTGTTTTAGGTGAAGCTGTATCTTTAGCTCATGGTGCTACAGTTCTTGCTTTTTTATTTGCAGGAGTAGTAGCTTTATTGACTTCTTATTCTTATGCAAAATTATCTGTAAAATTCCAAAGTAGAGGTGGAACAGTAAGTTTTATTGATAATGCTTTTGGACATAACTTTTTATCAGGAAGTGTAAATTTTATGCTTTGGTTAAGTTATCTTGTAACAATATCCTTATATGCAGTTGCTTTTTCTTCTTATGCTCAAGCACTTTTTTTTGATAATTCAAATAATCTTCTTAATCATCTTTTTATTAGTTTGGCTATTGTTTTACCCTTACTTATAAATTTAGTAAGTGCGTCTTTTGTTAGTAGATCAGAAACTATAATTGTAATAACAAAAGTTCTTTTACTTATACTGATTATTGTAGTTAGTTTTTCTTTTCTTGATACAAAAAGGTTAGACCCTTCTAAGTGGGAAGATGGTTTTTCTATTTTAGTTGCGGGTATGATTATTTTTGTTGCTTATGAAGGTTTTGAGTTAATATCAAATTCAGCAGAAGAGATTAAAAGTCCTAATAAAAATCTACCTAAAGCTTTTTATATTTCAGTTGTTTTAGTGATTATTCTTTATTTATTAATAGCTATTATTACAATTGGAACTGTAGATGAAAAGACTTTAATGGAAGCAAAAGATTATGCTTTAGCAATTGCAGCTAAACCTGCACTTGGTCAAATAGGTTTTATAATTGTTTCAATTACAGCCTTACTTGCTACTTTTTCAGCTATAAATGCAACAATTTACGGAAATGGTAGATTGGGTTATATCTTAGCTATAAAAGGAGAACTTCCAAAGGTATTTAATAAAGAAAAAAATAGTATTCCTACTTTAAGTATTTTTATAACTGCTTTTTTTAGTCTATTTTTAGCAAATAGTATTGATATTAATCAAATAGCAATTATAGGTAGTGCGAGTTTTTTACTTATATTTTTTATAGTAAATTTAGCCGCATTAAAATTATATAAAGAATTAGAAGCAAATAAGATTATCATTATTCTATCTTGTAGTATAAGTTTTATGGCTTTAATTACCTTATTGGTACATACTTTTTTCACAGATAAAAATGCAATAATTATCTTTTTTGTTTTTATTATTATTTCTATTTTATTTGAGTTATTTTATGGAAGAATTGTAAGAAAACAGATTTTTAATAGAAATTATGAAAATAGTAATAAATATTAA
- a CDS encoding GrpB family protein produces the protein MKILKYEKIEARFIPWNEDYFHVANALIDFIRTDIFDVLHIGSTSAMVGGKGIIDLSILYERDQLDLAVKHLKSLGFQDQISNNPFPNERPRKDGAVIFNEKKYLIHVHVIRKGSIEYRKQLKYKDFMLSNPKAREKYEESKKLILEQGILDQEEYGKQKSPFVKAVLEKIE, from the coding sequence ATGAAAATTTTAAAATATGAAAAAATTGAAGCAAGGTTTATACCTTGGAATGAAGACTATTTTCATGTAGCAAATGCTTTAATTGATTTTATTCGTACAGATATTTTCGATGTGTTACATATTGGATCAACTTCAGCAATGGTGGGTGGAAAAGGAATTATTGATTTATCTATTCTTTATGAAAGAGACCAGTTGGATTTAGCTGTAAAACATCTTAAGTCTTTAGGTTTTCAAGATCAAATTAGTAATAATCCTTTTCCAAATGAAAGACCAAGAAAAGATGGAGCAGTTATTTTTAATGAGAAAAAATATTTAATTCATGTACATGTGATAAGAAAAGGAAGTATCGAGTATAGAAAGCAATTAAAGTATAAAGATTTTATGCTCTCAAATCCAAAAGCAAGGGAAAAATATGAAGAGTCTAAAAAGCTTATTTTAGAGCAAGGGATTTTGGATCAAGAAGAGTATGGAAAACAAAAATCCCCTTTTGTAAAAGCTGTTCTTGAGAAAATAGAATAA
- a CDS encoding alpha/beta fold hydrolase, with protein MKEKIYLIPGLMTDERLWSRITPHLEKNYDLIHLPIPLSENFDDVINLIDKDIREDNINLLGFSLGGYIASYYAVNFPKKVNKLFLLSSTPSETEEKDILRREKKLHSSRNGSFTPLNEKKALDLSEIKNDEELLKIICDMFNDLGNEVFVPQLSLTLKRKNLFKPLKELQIPVHFFYSLGDRLLNHTSIDELKHLDHDFEFFAREGSSHNISLEFPEILSERIRKWMETS; from the coding sequence ATGAAAGAAAAAATATATTTAATTCCAGGTCTTATGACCGACGAAAGACTTTGGAGTAGAATAACTCCACATTTAGAAAAAAATTATGATTTAATACATCTGCCTATTCCTTTAAGCGAAAATTTTGATGATGTTATAAATCTAATAGACAAAGATATAAGAGAAGATAATATAAACTTGTTAGGTTTCTCTTTAGGTGGATATATTGCATCTTATTATGCAGTAAATTTTCCTAAAAAAGTTAATAAATTGTTTTTATTGAGTTCTACTCCTAGTGAAACAGAAGAAAAAGATATTTTAAGAAGAGAAAAAAAACTGCATAGTTCAAGAAATGGTAGTTTCACTCCTTTAAATGAAAAAAAAGCATTGGACTTATCTGAAATAAAAAATGATGAAGAATTATTAAAAATTATTTGTGATATGTTTAATGATTTAGGAAATGAAGTTTTTGTGCCTCAATTATCACTTACTCTAAAAAGGAAGAATCTCTTTAAGCCTTTAAAAGAGTTACAAATACCAGTACACTTTTTTTATAGTTTAGGCGATAGATTATTAAATCATACTTCAATTGATGAATTAAAACATTTAGATCATGATTTTGAGTTTTTTGCAAGAGAAGGATCTAGTCATAATATTTCATTAGAGTTTCCAGAAATCCTAAGTGAAAGGATAAGGAAATGGATGGAAACAAGTTAA
- a CDS encoding YgaP family membrane protein: MNKFDKIRNFCRKFRILIGIVLIAVGIYTGIVWFYLGIIPLIAGLADFCPLCIISKKCTPKNLQSK; this comes from the coding sequence ATGAATAAATTTGATAAGATTAGAAATTTCTGTAGAAAATTTAGAATTCTTATAGGTATTGTTTTAATTGCAGTAGGAATTTATACTGGTATTGTATGGTTTTACTTAGGTATTATTCCATTGATAGCTGGACTTGCAGATTTTTGTCCATTATGTATTATTTCAAAAAAATGTACACCAAAAAACTTACAAAGTAAGTAA
- the sfsA gene encoding DNA/RNA nuclease SfsA has product MKFEELIHGKLIKRYKRFLADIILDNGEEITAHVPNSGAMTSCIEDNCDVWVTHHDNPKRKLKYTLELTKMGENLICTNTGVANKIAIEAIENGTIKELQGYDNLKPEQKYGNQNSRIDILLWNNDSDKKCFVEIKSVSLNLGDTLAFPDAKTTRGQKHLEELRDMVQEGHRAVMLYVIQRTDNLPFRIAHEIDKRYNEIFQEVISSGVEVLVYQSDINFEEINIKGENKKLKG; this is encoded by the coding sequence ATGAAATTTGAAGAATTAATACATGGAAAACTTATAAAAAGATATAAAAGATTTTTAGCTGATATTATACTTGACAATGGGGAAGAAATTACAGCTCATGTACCAAATAGTGGAGCCATGACTTCTTGTATTGAAGACAACTGTGATGTTTGGGTTACTCACCATGATAATCCAAAAAGAAAACTAAAATATACTTTAGAACTAACAAAGATGGGTGAAAACCTTATTTGTACAAATACAGGTGTTGCAAATAAAATTGCAATTGAAGCTATTGAAAATGGAACAATAAAGGAACTGCAAGGCTATGATAATCTAAAGCCAGAACAAAAATATGGAAATCAAAATAGTAGAATAGATATTCTTCTTTGGAATAATGATAGCGATAAAAAATGCTTTGTTGAAATCAAAAGTGTAAGTCTAAACTTAGGTGATACTCTTGCCTTTCCCGATGCAAAAACAACAAGAGGTCAAAAGCATTTAGAAGAGTTAAGAGATATGGTTCAAGAAGGTCATAGAGCTGTTATGCTTTATGTTATTCAAAGAACAGATAATTTGCCTTTTAGAATTGCACATGAAATAGATAAAAGATATAATGAAATTTTTCAAGAAGTTATTTCAAGTGGAGTTGAAGTTTTAGTTTATCAATCAGATATTAATTTTGAAGAGATAAATATTAAAGGTGAAAATAAAAAACTAAAGGGTTAA
- a CDS encoding RNase H family protein, whose protein sequence is MEKIKKVFVDGSVNPQKKIGIGAFYLYDELNKFNEEDINTKRFENTSSTKLELECLLWALKTIDSKDKLLIYTDCQNIFSLLNREEKLKKNNYFTSTNKKIKNHLLYEEFFYLNEIYDLEFIKVKGHKKSSEKDEIDLIFSKVDKKARKELRNITLDTILK, encoded by the coding sequence ATGGAAAAAATAAAAAAAGTTTTTGTAGATGGTAGTGTAAATCCTCAAAAGAAAATAGGTATAGGTGCTTTTTATCTCTATGATGAGTTAAATAAGTTTAATGAAGAAGATATTAATACAAAAAGATTTGAAAACACTTCTTCTACTAAATTAGAATTAGAGTGTTTACTTTGGGCTTTGAAAACTATTGATAGTAAAGATAAACTTCTTATTTATACCGACTGTCAAAATATATTTTCTCTTTTAAATAGAGAAGAGAAATTAAAAAAAAATAATTACTTTACATCAACAAATAAAAAAATAAAAAACCACTTACTATATGAAGAGTTTTTTTATTTAAATGAAATATATGATTTGGAGTTTATAAAAGTAAAAGGACATAAAAAAAGCTCAGAAAAAGATGAAATAGATTTGATTTTTTCTAAAGTTGATAAGAAAGCTAGAAAAGAGCTTAGAAATATAACTTTGGATACAATTTTAAAATGA
- a CDS encoding GreA/GreB family elongation factor produces MKELITEYGYQKFVKEFNNLLKVEKPHWVKEKEIAAQFGDRSENAEYISAKEMIRNIDKRLRFLDKIIKNSDVIDINKIPHEKVNFGSCVKLLDLENEEEKTFCIVGTYETNPNENLISNKSPLGRVLLGKKLNEEFEFTINEKNYEYEVIEIKEYEHK; encoded by the coding sequence ATGAAAGAATTAATAACAGAGTATGGATATCAAAAGTTTGTAAAAGAGTTTAACAATCTTTTAAAAGTAGAAAAACCCCATTGGGTAAAAGAGAAAGAAATAGCAGCTCAATTTGGTGATAGAAGTGAAAATGCTGAGTATATTTCTGCAAAAGAGATGATAAGAAATATTGATAAAAGATTAAGATTTTTAGATAAAATTATTAAAAATAGTGATGTTATTGATATAAATAAAATTCCCCATGAAAAGGTAAATTTCGGTTCATGTGTAAAGCTTTTAGATTTAGAAAATGAAGAAGAAAAAACTTTTTGTATAGTTGGTACATATGAAACAAATCCAAATGAAAATCTAATCTCAAATAAATCTCCACTTGGAAGAGTACTTTTAGGAAAAAAGTTAAATGAAGAGTTTGAATTTACAATAAATGAAAAAAACTATGAATATGAAGTAATAGAGATAAAAGAATATGAACATAAATGA
- a CDS encoding class I SAM-dependent methyltransferase translates to MNINDLENILKNNLKDRTNEFKRVFHGRGNFYEGFSFLTIDSIDKILFVTFFEEISQKLESEILQCLDSLYNEFNFRCFILQRRYLNGGENEVLKGNLSNEVYAFENKLKYQLNFLNKNIGFFADMKKGREFVLSNSKGKKVLNLFSYTCSFSVCALKGEAKEVVNVDMSKSSLNTGKINHNLNNLDTKKVKFLPHNILKSWSKIRKLGPYDLIIIDPPSFQKGSFAASKDYEKIIKRLDEFANENCLVLSCLNAPELDTNFIKELFFSKAPSFKYIRRIDNLQSFPSKDKDRALKIMLYQKA, encoded by the coding sequence ATGAACATAAATGATTTAGAAAATATTTTAAAAAATAATCTAAAAGATAGAACAAATGAATTTAAAAGAGTTTTTCATGGAAGAGGAAACTTTTATGAGGGCTTTTCTTTTCTGACTATTGATAGTATAGATAAAATACTCTTTGTAACTTTTTTTGAAGAGATTTCTCAAAAGCTTGAAAGTGAAATTTTACAATGTTTAGATTCACTTTATAATGAGTTTAACTTTAGGTGTTTTATTTTACAAAGAAGATATTTAAATGGTGGTGAAAATGAAGTTTTAAAAGGTAACTTATCTAACGAAGTTTATGCTTTTGAAAATAAGTTAAAATATCAATTAAATTTTTTAAATAAAAATATTGGTTTTTTTGCTGATATGAAAAAAGGAAGAGAATTTGTACTTTCAAACTCAAAAGGTAAAAAAGTTTTAAATCTATTTTCATATACCTGTTCTTTTAGTGTTTGTGCTTTAAAAGGTGAAGCTAAAGAAGTAGTAAATGTGGATATGTCAAAAAGTAGTTTAAATACGGGAAAAATTAATCATAATCTAAATAATTTAGATACAAAAAAAGTAAAGTTTCTACCCCATAATATTCTTAAATCTTGGAGTAAAATTAGAAAATTAGGACCTTATGATTTAATTATTATTGACCCGCCTTCCTTTCAAAAAGGAAGTTTTGCAGCAAGTAAAGATTATGAAAAGATTATAAAAAGACTCGATGAATTTGCAAATGAAAACTGTTTAGTTTTATCTTGTTTAAATGCTCCAGAACTTGATACAAATTTTATCAAAGAGTTATTCTTTTCAAAAGCTCCTTCTTTTAAATATATAAGAAGAATTGATAATTTACAAAGTTTCCCTTCTAAAGATAAAGATAGAGCTTTAAAAATAATGCTTTATCAAAAGGCTTAA
- a CDS encoding L-lactate MFS transporter, with product MVEKNRWLMALSAVGVHICIGSVYAWSVYVNPIQEQMNWSLTDVTISFSIAIFFLGLSAALMGKFVEKNGPRVAAIIAASLFGLGTIGSGLAILMESKMLLYFFYGVLGGCGLGIGYIAPVSTLVKWFPDKRGMATGLAIMGFGFASAIWGPAIKVLIEKVGIASTFFILGAIYFVIMFLSALYLQKPEEDYLPKKFKKKIKEGKKKLKEDLETLTLKEAIKTPRFYGLWIMLFINITCGIAIIGVASPLLQEVIGISAIAAAAAVGLMGIFNGAGRLMWASISDYITRPVVYVIFFVTQILAFYMLPSISEIIVFQVVLYFIMTCYGGGFASIPAYIGDIFGTKELGAIHGYILTAWAAAGLVGPLIISMVKDSTGSYSQTLYVFAGFFVVALVVSIAMIINIKSIKKQKYNH from the coding sequence ATGGTTGAAAAAAATAGATGGCTAATGGCTTTAAGTGCCGTTGGTGTACATATTTGTATTGGTTCTGTTTATGCATGGAGTGTTTATGTAAATCCTATTCAAGAACAAATGAATTGGTCTTTAACTGATGTAACAATTTCTTTTAGTATAGCAATTTTCTTTTTAGGATTATCAGCTGCACTTATGGGTAAATTTGTTGAAAAAAATGGTCCAAGAGTAGCTGCAATTATTGCAGCTTCATTATTTGGTTTAGGAACAATTGGATCTGGTCTTGCAATTTTGATGGAATCAAAAATGCTTTTATATTTCTTTTATGGAGTATTAGGTGGTTGTGGTTTAGGAATAGGGTATATTGCTCCTGTTTCTACTTTAGTTAAGTGGTTCCCTGATAAAAGAGGAATGGCAACAGGACTTGCTATTATGGGCTTTGGTTTTGCTTCTGCTATTTGGGGACCTGCAATAAAGGTTTTAATAGAAAAAGTTGGTATTGCAAGTACTTTTTTTATTTTAGGCGCAATTTACTTTGTAATAATGTTTCTTTCTGCTTTATATCTTCAAAAGCCAGAAGAAGATTATTTACCTAAAAAGTTTAAAAAGAAAATAAAAGAGGGTAAGAAAAAACTAAAAGAAGACTTAGAAACTTTAACATTAAAAGAAGCTATAAAAACTCCAAGATTTTATGGTCTTTGGATAATGCTATTTATAAATATAACTTGTGGTATTGCAATTATTGGTGTTGCATCTCCTTTACTTCAAGAGGTTATAGGTATATCTGCAATAGCAGCAGCTGCAGCTGTTGGATTAATGGGAATTTTTAATGGAGCAGGAAGACTTATGTGGGCTTCAATTTCAGATTATATTACAAGACCCGTTGTATATGTGATTTTCTTTGTAACACAAATACTTGCTTTTTATATGTTGCCTTCAATTAGTGAGATTATTGTATTTCAAGTAGTATTATATTTTATTATGACTTGTTATGGAGGTGGATTTGCTTCAATTCCTGCATATATTGGAGATATCTTTGGAACTAAAGAATTAGGGGCTATTCATGGATATATCTTAACTGCATGGGCTGCTGCTGGACTTGTTGGACCTCTTATTATTTCTATGGTAAAAGATTCTACAGGTTCATACTCTCAAACTTTATATGTATTTGCAGGTTTTTTTGTAGTTGCTTTAGTTGTATCTATTGCAATGATTATAAATATTAAATCTATTAAAAAACAAAAATATAATCATTAA
- a CDS encoding FadR/GntR family transcriptional regulator, translating to MQIKKPVKLSLPKQITLEIEKAIKNGIFKVGERIPSEPDLVKKFAVSRNTIREAIQSLIQAGVLESRQGNGTYVLTNDRFEANILTRLSNSKIQEVHEVRSSLEKEIVKLAAQRRTQSDLEEIKKALDEININKGSFEENSEADLKFHLAIAKASHNSIFYDLYKSISQYICFSVAKRLELTLIEEKLISQLHIELYEAIFSQDVKKAEETINKILKI from the coding sequence ATGCAAATAAAAAAACCAGTTAAACTATCTTTACCAAAACAAATAACACTTGAAATAGAAAAAGCTATAAAAAATGGTATTTTTAAAGTAGGTGAAAGAATTCCTTCTGAACCTGATTTAGTAAAAAAGTTTGCTGTTAGTAGAAATACAATTCGTGAAGCAATTCAATCTTTAATTCAAGCGGGAGTTTTAGAATCAAGACAGGGTAATGGAACTTATGTTTTAACAAATGATAGGTTTGAAGCAAATATTTTAACTCGTTTAAGTAACTCTAAAATTCAAGAAGTACATGAAGTTCGTAGCTCTTTAGAAAAAGAGATAGTAAAGTTAGCCGCACAAAGAAGAACGCAAAGTGATTTAGAAGAGATTAAAAAAGCATTAGATGAAATAAATATAAATAAAGGCTCTTTTGAAGAAAATAGTGAAGCAGATTTGAAGTTTCACTTAGCCATTGCAAAAGCTTCTCATAATTCGATTTTTTATGATTTATATAAATCAATTTCTCAATATATTTGTTTTTCTGTAGCTAAAAGATTGGAATTAACACTTATTGAAGAAAAGTTGATTTCTCAACTACATATAGAGCTTTATGAAGCTATTTTTTCCCAAGATGTGAAAAAAGCAGAAGAAACTATAAATAAAATTTTAAAGATATAA